The segment AAAAACTTAATCAAATTTCTTAAGGATTTGCCCAAAACAGACATTGACTTAACGGTTACCGGCCACAGCTTAGGCGGTGCTTTGTCGCCGACGCTTGCTCTATTGTTAAAAAATATTCAATTAAACTGGGACAGTGAACGTAAAGTTAAAATATCTTCTATGCCAACCGCGGGGCCTACGGCTGGGAATAGCGCCTTCTCTCAATATTCAGATCAAATCTTAGAAGAGGTCACTCGCTACTGGAATAAACTTGATATAGTACCGCACGCTTGGAATGAGACAACCTTGGAGCAAATTAAAAGGATCTATCTCCCGGCTATTCCCGAAGACATAGTCACAGATCGTTTTGTAAATTGCGCCGAACAAGTTGCCTTGAGTGGTGACTATCTTCAAATCAAACCCTGTGCTCCTCCTTTTGAGGGTGAGATCAACAAGGAGATAATTGATCCAAATAGTCCTGCCTTTATCAATTTCTTTAAGCAAGTGAGATATCAGCATATAGAGGCTTACGAGAAGTATTTCGCCATTCCCGGTATCGCAACCAACTGCCTCGCGGAATTGTACCGGGATCCCAAAACCATATTCACACCTGCGCTTCAACGCTTCGCAAAACGAGCAGGACTTTCACTTCCACCCGAATTAACCAAGGATATTTTTACAAATAAATCTACATCTATCCCAATCGCGGGTCAATTAATCGAACTGCCGACTGAACCTAATGACCCCCGGATGCCGGAAATCGTTGAGCTTGTCACAGCAGAACTTAAAAAGTTGCTCTCATCTGATTATTCGCTTTCGAATAATAGTTAGGAAACACCTTCCTTTTTGGTCATGAAAGTATCAACCTCCGCATATCTTCCGGGATCGGGGCGTCAATAATCAACTCGTTACCGGTTATCGGGTGTTTCATTCCCACCCGGCAGCAATGCAAAGCCTGTCTGTTTATTCCTTCCATACGCCCTCCGTAAAGAGCGTCACCCACTAGCGGATGTCCAATATGGCTCATGTGTACCCTGATCTGATGAGTGCGCCCAGTTACCAAGCGCAGCCTTGCAAGCGTGCTGTCCGCCAAATACTGTTTTACTTGATAATATGTTATTGCCCGCCTGCCGTCAGGGCAAACCATACGTTTTACTTTGCTATCCTTGCAGCGGCCTATGGGCAAGTCGATGGAACCGCTCTCTTGCTCTAAAAAGCCACCCACAACAGCAAGGTATTCCCGCCACAATTCACCGGAACTCAGTTGCTGGGCAAGCCGGAACCCGGCGTGAGCATGTTTGGCCACAACCACTAATCCGGAAGTGTTCCGGTCCAGTCGTGACAAGGGACGAAACACCGGTTCCGTGTTATTGTCAAAATGGTATAAAATTGCGTTGGCCAGCGTGTTCTCCGGCTCGTGTTTTAAAGGATGCACCAACATGTTATGCGGCTTATTAACAATTAAAAGATGCTCATCTTCATAAGCTATTTCAATAGGTATGGGCTGTGGCAGTACATTTGTATATTCTTCAAACCTCAGATTTACGCTTATCTGATCTCCTTCTTGCAAACGCTTGTTTAAATAAGCCGCCTGCCCGTTCACCACAACACCTGACAACCGCTTCAACTTGCGGATCGTTGTACGTGAAAAACCAAGGTTTTTTTGCATTATTCTCTCAGCCGTAAGCCCTGCATCCGCAGCAGTGACCTGATAGCTAAGTTTCAATATACCTGCCTCTTTTCCATACTTCAATTTATAAAATTCCAATTCGAGGTATTATTCACAATCAGCTAAATGGCGATATCAGTATAGTTTAAACCAACGAAAATTGGATCCCATCATCACGAGCTAGTTTATTCATCCGGTCGCCGATGATCATCCTATAATCACGAGAGTCCTTCAGGTACCATTCAAGGACCTTCAGAGATGCCGGGAAATACTTGCGGTAAACCTGCCGCAACCGGCCAACCGCTGATGGGTAGGCTGATCCACTCCTAGCACCTCTCATCATCTGTAACCGAAGGTAAAATATCTAAATTTAACTGGGCAGCTTAAAAATCACCTGCTCATCTTTTGAATTCTTACTCACAAAAGCCCTGACCTTATCCGTCATCTTATTCCCCTCATTTTTTATGAGTGCCGTATATTCATTAAGAAGCGACGCAAAGGCGGTGCCTTTGTATTTTAGCTGCGAGTCTTCGTAACTTTTTAGGTACTCCTTCGAAAAAATATTGCTCCCGTCCATCCATTGAAACGAAGATGTGTACTTAAAATTGCCGAACATGTAGTCGTGCAGGTATTCGCTTCTCCATTTACTTATTTCTTCCCTATACGGCGAGTCTGGATAATCCTCCAGGAACTTGTATGTCGCCGCAATTCTGGCGGCCAATTCGTCAAGACTGATAATTCTTTTATAATCGTCACTAACCAGCCCGGCATATGGCATACTTTTCTCCCTGTCTTTTATGGACTTGTAATCTGCAGCCTCCCTATCCCGGTTATTTTTCTGCTCAGTGACCTTTTCGACCTCAGCCGGGTTCTTTACAGCGGGCTGAGGAGCGTTAATCGCAGGTTTGACTTCAACCACAGCGTTATCTTTGTCCGGAGAAGTATTATCTTCCATGCCTTTTAATTGATCTTTTTGGATTGAGCAGCCTGAGAATAACATCGCGGCCAATAATAAACATGCCAAATAATATTTTTTCATCTTACCCACCTCACTAAAAATCTATAGGGAGTGCCGGCAATGATATCAGCACGTTTTAATTATACAATAAGATGTACAATATACCAGCAAGATACTATGTAAAACTGGTTTCTCCCGGTTGCTTGTCCCCCTTGCAGTCGTTATCAATGACTGATCGCCAGTGAATTCCTTTCATAATCTTTAATCACTTCGTTCACAGCACCGGCTCTTGCTAACCGGCCGTTATTTAGCCAAAGAGCGCTTTTGCATAAATATTTGACTAATTCAATGTTGTGGCTAATAAATAAAATTGTCCGTCCCTCCCTGGCGAAGGATTTTATTTTCTCGAGACATTTTTTCTGAAACGCTATATCCCCAACAGCCAGTACCTCATCAATGAGTAATATATCCGGCTCAAGATGTATGGCCACGGCAAAGGCAAGCCTGATATGCATTCCGCTGGAAAATCTCTTAACCGGAGTATCCAGGAGCTTCTCAATTTCAGCGAAACTGACAATCTCATCAAATTTAGCTTTTATTTCTCGCTTGGTCATGCCTAATACAGCGCCGCTGAGATAAATATTTTCTCTTCCCGTAAGCTCCGGATGAAATCCTGTGCCGGCCTCCAACAGGCAGGAAAGCTTGCCGCTGATTTCGACATAGCCGCCGGTAGGCTCAGTAACCCTTGACAGTATTTTAAATAGAGTGCTTTTACCAGCCCCGTTGCTGCCGACAATACCCAGCACGTCACCTTCATTAACCTCAAAGGATACATCTCTCAAGGACCAGATTATATCTTCTCCACCGCTTAATAATTCTTCACTGTTGAATTTTGTCAGCTTTCGCAGACTGAATAGATTTCTGACTGGAGTGCTAATTCCATACATAATGGCTTCACGGAGTGTTCTGGGTCTACTATTGGTAATCCCGATACGGTAGCATTTAGACACCTCGTGTACCTTAATAATGGGATTAGCCATTACAATTCCCCTTAAACCTTAGATGATATCAGCAAAAAAACGTTCCACTTGTTGAAAATAGAATAAACCTGACCCAAAAAGAATTATGCTGGTTAAAACAGAAACCAGAATAATGTGCCAAGGAAAAGGGATAGTCCCTAACAGAGCGGCCCGAAATCCCTCAATTACTCCAGCCACCGGATTTAACGCGTAAAGAAGCTGGTATTTTACCGGCACCATAGATGCCGGGTAAACAATTGGTGACGCAAACATCCACAACTGCAACAAAAATGGAATGGTCACCGGAATATCCCGGTATTTTGCGCTCAAAGCCGAAAGGAACATTCCGGCGCCGCTTGCGGCAAAGAACATTATAATAACTAATAATGGAAAAAGTAGTGTCAAAACAGTGGGGTAAATATGGAAATAAAGCATAATACCGATTAACACCACGAAGGCAATGGAAAAGTCCAGTAAACCTGCCAGCGCAGGAGCCAGCGGTATGAGCAGGCGCGGAAAATAAACCCTGGATATTAATTTCATATTTCCAATCAAGCTATTGCCGGAACGTGTTACAGTGCTGGCAAAATATTGCCAGGCAATCATTGCGGAAAAGTAAAAAACAGGATAGGGAATACCATCAGATGGGAGTTTAGCCAACTTACCCATAAAAACAGTAAAAATGATCATTAAAAAAAATGGCTGAATAACTGTCCATAGTCCGCCAAGAACGGTTTGCCTATAACGTACTTTTATTTCTTTGGCGACCAGGAAATATAATAATTCCTTATAGCTGCCCAATTCTTTTAGGTCTATTAACTGCCGGCCTTTCCTGGGCCTGATCATCAAAATTGTTCTGTTTTCCTTTTTTGCGGCCTGTCGAATAATAACTCATTTACCTCTTTATACAGAACATGCTATTGGCAAAAAAGTAATTTGTCCCCCAAAAGCTAAAAGGTATTAAAATAGACCTGTCTAAAAAACTACTTCCTCCGGTTTTTTATTTTATGAACTACATTTAAAATAAGTGAATTCTAATAATCTTCACTTTACCAGGTAAAATATATATCCCCTGTCATATATAGCGCTTTAAACTATAACGCAATTATCATTTTGACTAATTTCTTGACTGAGCAGGTTATTTATATTTATTATGTTCAAAGGGGTGATGCGAATGAAACTATTCGGCATATACATGATATTGTCCCTTTTGACCGGCAATCCCCTTCTATCCCTGGTCATCCTATTGCTGATTATTTTTTTTGCTGAGCAACGTTTTGTCGGGATCCTGCCGGATTTTTCCGCAATTTGGCGGCGGAAAAACAAGGCCAAGCGCTTAAAGAAAGAGATCAGGTTAAACCCGGCTAACGCCGAAGCCTGTCTGGAATTAGGAGAGATTTATTTCCGGCGGGGAAAATACGAGCAAGCTTTATCTTTTCTGGAAAACGCGTCCGATAAGATGGCTGGACACCCTCTTTTTCATTTCTACCTCGGCGCGTCATATTACAACCTTGGAAAGATTGAAGAGGGAAAAAAAGAGCTTGAAAAAGCGATTGAGGCAAATCCCAAGGTCAGCTTTGGGGAGCCCTATTTATTCATCATTAGAATCTGCCTGGAAGAAAAGCAATCAGACGCAATAATTGATCATTTTTTTCATCAGCTTTTGCTGTACGGCTCACCCAAAACATTTTATCAGGCCGGTAAATTGTTTCTAAGCAACGGTGATAGAGAAAGAGCAAGGCTACTATTCAGGGAAACTATAGAAATCTATGACGCGTGCCGGGGAGCATTGCGGCGCTTTTACAGAAGATGGGCGGTTCTGTCAAAAATCGCC is part of the Pelotomaculum isophthalicicum JI genome and harbors:
- a CDS encoding RluA family pseudouridine synthase, which produces MKLSYQVTAADAGLTAERIMQKNLGFSRTTIRKLKRLSGVVVNGQAAYLNKRLQEGDQISVNLRFEEYTNVLPQPIPIEIAYEDEHLLIVNKPHNMLVHPLKHEPENTLANAILYHFDNNTEPVFRPLSRLDRNTSGLVVVAKHAHAGFRLAQQLSSGELWREYLAVVGGFLEQESGSIDLPIGRCKDSKVKRMVCPDGRRAITYYQVKQYLADSTLARLRLVTGRTHQIRVHMSHIGHPLVGDALYGGRMEGINRQALHCCRVGMKHPITGNELIIDAPIPEDMRRLILS
- a CDS encoding ABC transporter permease gives rise to the protein MIRPRKGRQLIDLKELGSYKELLYFLVAKEIKVRYRQTVLGGLWTVIQPFFLMIIFTVFMGKLAKLPSDGIPYPVFYFSAMIAWQYFASTVTRSGNSLIGNMKLISRVYFPRLLIPLAPALAGLLDFSIAFVVLIGIMLYFHIYPTVLTLLFPLLVIIMFFAASGAGMFLSALSAKYRDIPVTIPFLLQLWMFASPIVYPASMVPVKYQLLYALNPVAGVIEGFRAALLGTIPFPWHIILVSVLTSIILFGSGLFYFQQVERFFADII
- a CDS encoding lipase family protein — protein: MNSPSDKEKVLFQLSLYSNLVSGQRGGNLEEKLYEAIQAKLKDNQEYIGRWEVVWGPAVKQSQNDGYAVNAMYVAHSLDTPSCYVVLIAGTNSPSLFDWLFEDLLVKHQVPWVFGAAPNAKISLGTAIGLGIILALKPSDNRPNAGKNLIKFLKDLPKTDIDLTVTGHSLGGALSPTLALLLKNIQLNWDSERKVKISSMPTAGPTAGNSAFSQYSDQILEEVTRYWNKLDIVPHAWNETTLEQIKRIYLPAIPEDIVTDRFVNCAEQVALSGDYLQIKPCAPPFEGEINKEIIDPNSPAFINFFKQVRYQHIEAYEKYFAIPGIATNCLAELYRDPKTIFTPALQRFAKRAGLSLPPELTKDIFTNKSTSIPIAGQLIELPTEPNDPRMPEIVELVTAELKKLLSSDYSLSNNS
- a CDS encoding tetratricopeptide repeat protein encodes the protein MKLFGIYMILSLLTGNPLLSLVILLLIIFFAEQRFVGILPDFSAIWRRKNKAKRLKKEIRLNPANAEACLELGEIYFRRGKYEQALSFLENASDKMAGHPLFHFYLGASYYNLGKIEEGKKELEKAIEANPKVSFGEPYLFIIRICLEEKQSDAIIDHFFHQLLLYGSPKTFYQAGKLFLSNGDRERARLLFRETIEIYDACRGALRRFYRRWAVLSKIALLSMQ
- a CDS encoding ABC transporter ATP-binding protein, encoding MANPIIKVHEVSKCYRIGITNSRPRTLREAIMYGISTPVRNLFSLRKLTKFNSEELLSGGEDIIWSLRDVSFEVNEGDVLGIVGSNGAGKSTLFKILSRVTEPTGGYVEISGKLSCLLEAGTGFHPELTGRENIYLSGAVLGMTKREIKAKFDEIVSFAEIEKLLDTPVKRFSSGMHIRLAFAVAIHLEPDILLIDEVLAVGDIAFQKKCLEKIKSFAREGRTILFISHNIELVKYLCKSALWLNNGRLARAGAVNEVIKDYERNSLAISH